Proteins co-encoded in one Jeotgalibacillus malaysiensis genomic window:
- a CDS encoding ribosomal-protein-alanine acetyltransferase translates to MDEIRFRWMTYGDIDAVLAVENASFSAPWSREAFENEMTINQFAKYLLLEVDGTVVGYCGLWLVMDEAHITNVAVVPELRGRKLGEKLMVKVMDMLRDEGVKMMTLEVRVSNYIAQSLYEKLGFLKGGIRKNYYSDNGEDALVMWVKLNEQ, encoded by the coding sequence ATGGATGAGATCCGCTTTCGCTGGATGACATATGGGGATATTGATGCTGTGCTTGCGGTTGAGAATGCGTCATTTAGTGCGCCATGGAGCCGTGAAGCTTTTGAAAATGAGATGACGATTAACCAGTTTGCGAAGTATCTGCTGCTTGAAGTTGATGGTACGGTTGTTGGCTATTGCGGGCTGTGGCTTGTGATGGATGAGGCGCATATTACGAATGTGGCAGTTGTACCGGAGCTCCGGGGCAGAAAGCTTGGTGAAAAGCTGATGGTAAAAGTGATGGATATGCTGCGCGATGAAGGGGTAAAGATGATGACGCTTGAGGTCAGAGTCAGTAATTATATTGCACAGTCGCTTTATGAGAAGCTTGGTTTCTTAAAAGGCGGAATCAGGAAAAATTATTATTCAGATAATGGAGAGGATGCATTAGTCATGTGGGTGAAGTTAAATGAGCAGTGA
- a CDS encoding PemK family transcriptional regulator, with product MVAAITAQIQKAKLPTHVEISSKRNGFERDSVILLEQIRTLDKQRLTDKITHLDDETMEKVDEALQISLGLVDL from the coding sequence GTGGTCGCAGCAATTACAGCACAAATTCAAAAAGCTAAGCTTCCTACCCACGTTGAAATCAGCTCAAAGCGTAATGGCTTTGAACGTGATTCAGTTATTTTGCTGGAACAGATCAGAACTTTAGACAAACAACGATTAACAGACAAAATAACCCATCTGGATGACGAGACGATGGAAAAGGTAGACGAGGCGCTTCAGATCAGCCTCGGCTTGGTAGACCTCTAA
- a CDS encoding multidrug ABC transporter ATP-binding protein, translating to MILLQVNNLSKSFGAEEIIANIKLEVQTKDRIALVGRNGAGKSTLLKIIAGQLSHDDGDINKPKGVSIGYLEQHSGLESELSIWEEMMTVFDYLKEMEKRLREAEQQMADPDVYENEERYNRVMTEYDELQVQFKDAGGYQYEADIRTVLHGLRFQSFDYDTPISTLSGGQKTRLALGKLLLTKPDVMILDEPTNHLDIDTLSWLESYLQGYPGAILIVSHDRYFLDKIVNQVVEISRKRSKKFHGNYSRYLDQKALDYEREMKEFEKQQEEIAKMEDFVARNLARASTTKMAQSRRKKLQKMDRMDRPKGDEKSASFGFSIDRQSGNDVLKLQDLSVGYYTPVSSNINAAITREDSIALIGPNGVGKSTLLKTIVKRIPALAGQIQYGSNVSIGYYDQQQAELHSNKTVLNELWDDYPMKNEKDIRTVLGNFLFSGDDVLKPVSTLSGGEKARLALAKLMMQKSNLLILDEPTNHLDLDSKEILENALIDYPGTILFVSHDRYFINRLATKVLELSPDGSTEYLGDYDYYMEKLSEQAELAAIEERERLEKAPAAEKTTDKSSFALDKEKQKAERKKRRRLEEIELLITELEGTIEEHENLLCDPEIFQDHERVMESNQAIDQAKVEMDQLLEEWTELEEELSE from the coding sequence ATGATTTTACTACAGGTCAATAATCTCTCAAAGTCGTTTGGCGCAGAAGAGATTATTGCTAATATAAAGCTTGAAGTCCAGACCAAGGACCGGATTGCACTTGTCGGCCGAAACGGCGCCGGGAAGTCCACCCTTTTAAAAATTATCGCAGGTCAGCTTTCGCATGACGACGGCGATATTAATAAACCAAAAGGCGTGTCGATTGGGTACCTTGAACAGCACAGCGGACTTGAATCCGAGCTGTCGATCTGGGAAGAAATGATGACTGTATTTGATTACTTAAAAGAGATGGAAAAACGCCTGCGTGAAGCCGAGCAGCAGATGGCGGATCCGGACGTGTATGAAAACGAGGAACGCTATAACCGCGTGATGACTGAATATGATGAGTTGCAGGTTCAGTTCAAGGACGCCGGCGGGTATCAGTATGAAGCGGATATCAGAACCGTGCTTCACGGTCTGCGCTTTCAATCGTTTGATTATGACACGCCGATCTCGACGTTAAGCGGCGGTCAGAAAACGCGTCTTGCTTTGGGTAAATTACTTTTAACAAAGCCTGACGTGATGATCCTCGATGAGCCGACCAACCACCTGGACATTGATACACTCAGCTGGCTGGAGTCTTATCTGCAGGGATACCCGGGCGCGATTTTAATCGTCTCACACGACCGCTACTTTTTAGATAAAATCGTCAATCAGGTTGTGGAGATCTCACGAAAGCGTTCGAAGAAATTCCATGGCAACTACAGCCGTTATCTGGATCAGAAGGCGCTTGATTATGAGCGTGAGATGAAGGAATTTGAGAAGCAACAGGAAGAGATCGCAAAGATGGAAGACTTTGTTGCACGAAACCTGGCACGGGCTTCAACGACGAAAATGGCACAGAGCCGCCGTAAAAAGCTACAAAAGATGGACAGGATGGACCGTCCAAAAGGCGATGAGAAATCAGCAAGCTTCGGCTTCTCGATTGACCGCCAGAGCGGGAATGACGTCCTGAAGTTACAGGATCTCTCTGTCGGCTATTATACACCTGTTTCAAGTAACATTAATGCAGCGATCACGCGTGAAGACAGCATTGCACTGATCGGTCCAAACGGTGTTGGGAAGTCTACCCTTTTAAAAACGATTGTTAAAAGAATCCCTGCGCTTGCCGGTCAGATTCAATACGGATCGAATGTCAGCATCGGTTACTACGACCAGCAACAGGCTGAACTGCACTCAAATAAAACGGTGCTGAATGAACTATGGGATGACTATCCGATGAAAAATGAAAAGGATATCCGTACGGTGCTTGGCAACTTCCTCTTTTCAGGGGATGATGTGCTAAAACCGGTGTCAACTTTGAGCGGTGGTGAGAAAGCACGTCTTGCGCTTGCGAAGCTGATGATGCAGAAATCGAATCTGCTGATTTTAGATGAGCCGACCAACCACCTCGATCTCGACAGTAAAGAGATTCTAGAGAATGCGCTCATTGATTACCCTGGTACGATCCTGTTTGTATCGCACGACCGCTATTTTATCAACAGGCTTGCGACAAAGGTGCTTGAGCTGTCACCTGATGGCAGTACTGAGTATCTCGGCGATTATGATTATTATATGGAAAAGCTGAGTGAACAGGCTGAGCTGGCAGCGATTGAAGAACGTGAGCGGCTAGAGAAAGCGCCTGCCGCTGAAAAGACTACTGATAAATCATCCTTTGCGCTCGATAAGGAAAAGCAAAAGGCTGAACGAAAGAAGCGCAGACGTCTTGAGGAAATTGAGCTGCTGATTACAGAGCTCGAGGGTACGATTGAAGAGCATGAAAATCTGCTGTGTGACCCTGAGATTTTCCAGGATCATGAGCGAGTGATGGAGTCCAATCAGGCCATTGATCAGGCAAAAGTTGAGATGGATCAGCTGCTTGAGGAGTGGACTGAGCTGGAAGAGGAATTGAGTGAGTGA
- a CDS encoding RNA polymerase sigma factor SigB gives MRKLSQPNQPSKDEVLEWIKAYQENQDDDAQHKLVVHYKNLVESIARKYSKGKSYHEDIAQVGMIGLLGAIRRYDDTFGKSFEAFAIPTIIGEIKRFLRDKTWSVHVPRRIKELGPKIKATVEELTTDLQRSPKVSEIAMHLEVSEEEILEAMEMGKSYQALSVDHSIEADSDGSTVTLLDIVGSMDDNYEKTDQRMVLEKVLHVLSDREKQIIQYTYLENMSQKDAGDMLGISQMHVSRLQRRAIKKLRDAIQEENAQDGDFT, from the coding sequence ATGCGGAAACTGTCTCAACCTAACCAGCCAAGTAAAGACGAAGTACTTGAATGGATCAAAGCCTACCAGGAAAACCAGGATGATGACGCGCAGCACAAGCTGGTCGTTCACTATAAAAATCTTGTTGAGTCCATTGCAAGAAAGTACTCGAAAGGAAAGTCATATCACGAAGATATTGCACAGGTCGGCATGATTGGTCTGCTTGGTGCGATCAGACGATATGATGACACATTCGGTAAAAGCTTCGAAGCCTTTGCCATTCCAACCATTATCGGTGAGATCAAGCGATTCTTACGCGATAAAACGTGGAGTGTCCACGTGCCAAGACGGATCAAAGAACTTGGACCGAAAATTAAAGCAACAGTTGAAGAGCTGACGACTGATTTGCAGCGCTCTCCAAAGGTAAGTGAAATCGCCATGCACCTTGAAGTGTCTGAAGAAGAAATTCTAGAAGCGATGGAAATGGGGAAAAGCTATCAGGCGCTGTCAGTTGACCATTCAATTGAAGCTGACTCTGACGGCAGTACAGTTACACTGCTTGATATCGTCGGCAGCATGGATGATAACTATGAAAAAACCGATCAGCGCATGGTCCTTGAAAAGGTCCTTCACGTGCTGAGCGATAGAGAAAAACAGATTATACAATATACGTATCTTGAAAATATGAGTCAAAAAGACGCGGGTGATATGCTCGGTATATCTCAAATGCATGTGTCCAGACTGCAGAGAAGAGCAATCAAGAAACTGCGTGATGCCATTCAGGAAGAAAATGCACAAGATGGTGACTTTACTTGA
- a CDS encoding phosphoserine phosphatase translates to MNKQETLEAQYSKILQEYINNQSEQALYAAQQFSRTALEKKVPPEEVINIQKSAMQQLMPDLSPEVWHSFDILLEVMTAYGFAFREHQSLLDTQKELKNEMEIASNVQDTLLGTSVPTVDGLEIGALSVPAKQMNGDYYHFVHDGDHSVNVAIADVIGKGIPAALCMSMIKYAMDSLPEYRKDPSAVLESLNRVVEQNIDDSMFITMFYGMYELRSNILHFASAGHEPGFFYRHKDKEFLDLEARGLLLGVDKNAKYKRYEQAVEIGDMVILMSDGVTECRTDEGFIERETLISYINEYIELPPQEIVNKIFRDLERLQHFQLRDDFTIIILKRTK, encoded by the coding sequence ATGAATAAACAGGAAACACTTGAAGCGCAATACAGTAAGATTTTACAGGAATATATTAACAATCAGTCTGAGCAGGCTTTGTATGCTGCTCAGCAATTCAGCCGGACTGCCCTTGAGAAAAAGGTGCCGCCTGAAGAAGTCATTAACATTCAAAAAAGTGCCATGCAACAGCTAATGCCTGACCTCTCACCGGAAGTCTGGCATTCTTTTGATATTCTTCTGGAAGTCATGACGGCATACGGTTTTGCTTTCAGAGAGCATCAGAGTTTACTTGATACACAGAAAGAATTAAAGAATGAAATGGAAATTGCCTCTAACGTGCAGGACACGCTGCTTGGTACTTCAGTTCCAACAGTTGACGGTCTCGAGATTGGTGCGCTCAGTGTGCCGGCAAAGCAGATGAACGGTGATTATTATCACTTTGTTCATGACGGAGACCATTCTGTCAATGTCGCGATCGCTGACGTTATCGGTAAAGGGATCCCGGCAGCACTATGTATGTCCATGATTAAGTATGCGATGGACAGCCTGCCTGAATACAGGAAGGATCCAAGTGCTGTTCTTGAAAGCCTGAACCGTGTAGTTGAGCAAAATATAGACGATTCCATGTTCATCACCATGTTCTACGGCATGTATGAACTGCGCAGCAATATTCTTCATTTTGCTTCAGCGGGTCATGAACCTGGCTTTTTCTATCGTCATAAAGACAAAGAATTCCTGGACCTTGAAGCAAGAGGTCTGCTTCTTGGTGTGGATAAAAATGCAAAATATAAGCGCTATGAACAGGCGGTTGAAATAGGAGATATGGTCATTCTGATGTCAGACGGTGTAACAGAGTGCCGTACAGATGAAGGATTTATTGAGCGTGAAACGCTGATTTCTTATATAAATGAATACATTGAACTCCCGCCGCAGGAAATTGTCAATAAAATATTCCGTGATCTTGAACGCCTCCAGCACTTCCAGTTAAGAGATGATTTCACTATCATTATTTTAAAAAGAACGAAATAG
- a CDS encoding serine-protein kinase produces the protein MMKPFDYIEMKIPAKAQYVGVIRLTISGVASRMGFTYDDIEDLKIATSEAITNAVQHAYKENDEGEVVVGFALYEDRLEVIVADHGSSFDFTKVKEEVGPYNEGSQVDMLREGGLGLYLIESLMDDVKISQKEGVTVFMTKYIEEEQVERDAETVST, from the coding sequence ATGATGAAACCATTTGATTATATCGAAATGAAAATTCCCGCCAAAGCCCAGTATGTAGGTGTGATCCGTCTGACAATCTCAGGTGTGGCAAGCCGCATGGGCTTCACATACGACGACATTGAAGATCTGAAAATTGCCACAAGTGAAGCGATCACGAATGCAGTTCAGCACGCTTATAAAGAAAACGACGAAGGTGAAGTCGTTGTCGGATTCGCACTTTATGAGGACCGCCTTGAAGTGATTGTTGCAGACCATGGCTCAAGCTTTGATTTTACCAAAGTAAAAGAAGAAGTTGGACCTTACAATGAGGGTTCACAGGTTGACATGCTCCGTGAAGGGGGGCTTGGTCTTTACCTGATCGAAAGCCTGATGGATGACGTGAAGATCAGTCAAAAAGAGGGTGTAACGGTCTTCATGACAAAGTACATTGAGGAAGAGCAGGTGGAGAGGGATGCGGAAACTGTCTCAACCTAA
- a CDS encoding antagonist of RsbT, whose amino-acid sequence MRIPILKLNDCLLISIQWELDDQTALEFQEDLLKRIHETNARGVVIDITSIDFIDSFIAKVLGDVINMSRLMGAKVVITGIQPAVAITLIELGIRLDDVMTALDLEKGLEKLQQELGD is encoded by the coding sequence GTGAGGATTCCTATTTTAAAACTGAATGATTGCCTTTTAATTTCGATTCAATGGGAGCTGGATGATCAGACTGCCCTTGAATTTCAGGAAGATTTGCTGAAAAGAATTCATGAAACCAACGCACGCGGAGTCGTGATTGATATTACATCAATTGATTTTATCGATTCATTTATCGCAAAAGTGCTTGGTGATGTGATTAATATGTCCAGACTCATGGGTGCAAAAGTGGTTATCACAGGAATCCAGCCGGCAGTTGCCATTACACTGATCGAGCTTGGAATCAGACTTGATGACGTCATGACGGCACTTGATCTGGAAAAAGGTTTAGAGAAACTTCAACAGGAATTGGGGGACTGA
- a CDS encoding ATP-binding protein, producing the protein MKTYEWRSSSAEETSAFAEKLGALLKAGDVLTLEGDLGAGKTTFTKGLAKGLEIKRTVNSPTFTIMKEYQGRLPLYHMDVYRVEDEFEDLGFDEYFNGDGVCVVEWAHLIADQLPEERLEMFIYYIDEASRRFELVPRGERYESLCEEILG; encoded by the coding sequence TTGAAGACATATGAATGGAGATCTTCTTCGGCTGAGGAGACGTCTGCTTTTGCTGAGAAGCTTGGTGCGCTTTTAAAAGCTGGAGATGTGCTGACGCTTGAGGGTGACCTTGGTGCGGGGAAGACCACATTTACAAAAGGGTTGGCAAAGGGTCTTGAGATTAAGAGAACCGTGAACAGCCCGACCTTTACGATTATGAAGGAATACCAGGGAAGACTGCCGCTTTACCATATGGATGTGTATCGTGTGGAGGATGAGTTTGAGGATCTTGGATTTGATGAGTATTTTAATGGGGATGGCGTTTGTGTGGTTGAGTGGGCGCATTTGATTGCGGATCAGCTGCCTGAGGAGAGGCTTGAGATGTTCATTTATTATATTGATGAGGCGTCGAGAAGGTTTGAGCTTGTGCCTAGGGGCGAGCGTTATGAATCGTTATGTGAGGAGATTTTAGGATGA
- a CDS encoding O-sialoglycoprotein endopeptidase, translated as MSSETLILGIETSCDETAASVVRNGTDIVSNVVASQIESHKRFGGVVPEIASRHHVEQMTIVVEEALEQAKVTMDEIHAIAVTEGPGLVGALIIGVNAAKAIAFAHQKPLIGVHHIAGHIYANRLIEEMQFPLLSLVVSGGHTELVLMKEHGSFEVIGETRDDAAGEAYDKVARTLGLPYPGGPHIDKLAHEGTPSVKLPRAWLEEGSYDFSFSGLKSAVINTLHNAEQRGEEIVVKDLAASFQESVVDVLTEKTKRAVEEYSVKQLLLAGGVAANKGLRARLTEMFGEREDLKLVIPPLSLCTDNAAMIAAAGTVMYEQGKRSALDLNANPGLML; from the coding sequence ATGAGCAGTGAGACACTAATTTTAGGCATTGAGACGAGCTGTGATGAGACTGCTGCATCTGTTGTAAGAAATGGAACGGACATTGTATCAAATGTCGTTGCTTCACAGATTGAAAGTCATAAGCGTTTTGGCGGCGTGGTACCTGAGATTGCTTCACGTCACCACGTTGAGCAGATGACAATTGTGGTAGAAGAAGCACTTGAGCAGGCTAAGGTCACAATGGATGAGATTCATGCGATTGCAGTAACTGAGGGACCTGGACTTGTAGGTGCACTGATAATCGGGGTCAATGCAGCAAAAGCGATTGCGTTTGCGCATCAGAAGCCTTTGATTGGTGTACATCATATTGCGGGGCACATTTATGCCAACCGTTTGATAGAAGAAATGCAGTTTCCGCTATTATCACTTGTTGTGTCAGGTGGTCATACTGAGCTTGTATTAATGAAGGAACACGGTTCTTTTGAAGTGATCGGTGAGACGCGTGATGATGCTGCGGGTGAGGCGTATGATAAAGTGGCGAGAACGCTTGGCCTGCCTTATCCGGGTGGACCTCATATTGATAAGCTTGCGCATGAAGGAACGCCTTCAGTAAAATTGCCGAGAGCGTGGCTTGAGGAAGGTTCATATGACTTTAGCTTCAGCGGATTGAAGTCTGCTGTGATTAATACGCTTCATAATGCTGAACAGCGCGGTGAAGAGATAGTTGTGAAAGACCTTGCTGCGAGCTTTCAGGAGAGTGTTGTAGACGTACTGACTGAAAAGACGAAGCGTGCAGTAGAAGAGTATAGTGTGAAGCAGCTGTTGCTTGCTGGTGGTGTTGCAGCGAACAAGGGATTGCGTGCGCGACTGACTGAAATGTTTGGAGAAAGAGAAGACCTGAAGCTGGTGATTCCACCGCTGTCACTTTGTACAGATAATGCAGCGATGATTGCAGCTGCCGGGACTGTGATGTATGAGCAGGGGAAACGGTCTGCTTTGGATTTGAATGCGAATCCTGGATTGATGTTATAA
- a CDS encoding serine/threonine protein kinase: protein MEIQSCVSILNEWDIVAARQLGRNVAKELGFGTVDQARITTAISELARNIYLYAGEGQLCIDRLNENGKAGLRIIALDKGPGIPDIRKVMEDGFSTSGGLGAGLPGVRRLMDDFNIDSNPGEGTDIRATKWLR, encoded by the coding sequence ATGGAAATCCAATCCTGTGTATCCATTCTAAATGAGTGGGATATCGTAGCTGCACGTCAGCTCGGTAGAAATGTAGCCAAAGAGCTGGGATTTGGAACCGTGGATCAGGCTAGAATTACAACAGCCATCAGTGAACTGGCCCGAAATATTTACCTCTATGCAGGAGAAGGTCAATTATGTATCGACCGGCTGAATGAAAATGGTAAAGCAGGGCTTAGGATTATCGCACTGGATAAAGGTCCAGGTATTCCGGATATCAGAAAAGTAATGGAAGATGGTTTTTCAACTTCAGGGGGTCTGGGTGCTGGCCTTCCGGGTGTAAGAAGATTGATGGATGATTTCAACATTGATTCTAACCCGGGTGAAGGTACAGACATCCGCGCGACGAAATGGCTCCGATAG
- a CDS encoding antitoxin EndoAI codes for MSESSATSEILVRLPKQLLTELEAFAEQEELSCSDCIYRATKAYVRDRRRKQTQDAMRRGYMEMAKINLSMASEALQAEYEADHTIERLVSGG; via the coding sequence GTGTCGGAATCCAGCGCAACATCAGAAATCTTGGTACGATTACCAAAGCAACTGCTTACAGAACTGGAAGCGTTTGCCGAACAGGAAGAGTTAAGCTGCAGTGATTGCATTTACCGTGCAACGAAAGCTTATGTCCGTGACAGACGCCGGAAACAAACTCAAGATGCGATGCGCCGGGGCTATATGGAAATGGCGAAGATCAACTTGTCAATGGCTTCGGAAGCACTTCAGGCAGAGTACGAAGCAGACCATACCATTGAACGATTGGTAAGTGGAGGATAA
- a CDS encoding phosphoserine phosphatase encodes MEVLDHSLVTVHAGQYAKNGRQDCGDSYFFTSTDDFFICVVADGLGSGKYAHEASQAVCAAVEENMNEDVDQLMERANQAVAKKRGAAVAVVKIHYAAQTVTYSCVGNIRFYFYSEAGKLTYPLPVTGYLSGRPQQYKTQSFQYEEGASFLIHSDGLQITRVRPLLQSGRSIDYISTYLDSIVSDSDDTTFIIGRLP; translated from the coding sequence ATGGAAGTGCTTGACCACAGTTTAGTTACCGTGCACGCTGGACAGTATGCGAAAAATGGACGTCAGGATTGCGGTGACAGCTATTTTTTTACCTCAACTGACGATTTTTTCATCTGTGTAGTTGCAGACGGTCTCGGGAGCGGGAAATATGCCCATGAAGCTTCCCAGGCGGTGTGCGCTGCAGTTGAAGAAAATATGAATGAAGACGTAGACCAGCTGATGGAAAGAGCGAATCAGGCCGTTGCAAAAAAGAGAGGCGCAGCAGTTGCGGTTGTGAAAATCCACTATGCGGCCCAGACTGTTACATACAGCTGTGTTGGAAATATCCGCTTTTATTTTTACTCAGAAGCAGGAAAGCTAACGTACCCGCTGCCGGTAACGGGATATCTGTCCGGCAGACCACAGCAGTATAAAACACAAAGCTTTCAGTACGAGGAAGGCGCATCTTTTCTTATTCATTCAGACGGACTTCAAATCACACGTGTACGACCGCTGCTACAGTCAGGACGTTCGATTGACTATATTTCAACCTATCTGGACTCCATTGTCTCAGATAGCGACGATACAACATTTATCATTGGAAGACTGCCTTAA
- a CDS encoding anti-sigma B factor antagonist translates to MNIKVDITEQTEDYAKLEIAGEIDAYTAPVLREKTEPLSKQDNMKVVADLSEVSYMDSTGIGVFVGLFKGIKANGGHLQLIGLSDRLKRLFDITGLADIMDINPEVKGGME, encoded by the coding sequence ATGAATATTAAAGTTGATATAACAGAGCAGACAGAAGATTATGCGAAGCTTGAAATTGCCGGTGAAATCGATGCTTATACTGCACCTGTCCTGAGAGAAAAAACAGAGCCGCTTTCAAAGCAGGACAACATGAAAGTAGTTGCTGATCTGTCAGAGGTAAGTTATATGGACAGTACGGGTATTGGTGTATTTGTAGGTTTGTTCAAAGGGATTAAAGCAAACGGCGGACACCTTCAGCTGATCGGTCTTTCAGATCGCCTGAAGCGCCTATTTGACATCACAGGACTTGCAGACATCATGGATATTAATCCCGAAGTAAAAGGTGGAATGGAATGA
- a CDS encoding MFS transporter — protein sequence MERDIQVYIGSEEKRTQLYKRTLWVVVLSQIFGGAGLAAGITVGALLAQDMLGTDSYAGLPVALFTLGSAGAALLVGRLSQKAGRRIGLGAGFVTGGLGALGVVGAAVWDNVPLLLISLLIYGAGTASNLQARYAGTDLANDKQRATAVSIAMVATTFGAVAGPNLVGVMGRFAESIGVPALGGPFILAAAAYIAAGLVLFIMLKPDPLIIARELSEASKEKTAPIETFDVSGLKRRGVITGAVVMVLTQIVMVAVMTMTPVHMGNHGHTLSAVGLVIGLHIAAMYLPSLITGVLVDKLGRTFMASASGITLLAAGVVGALAPGESLAGMIVALMLLGLGWNFGLISGTATIIDATHLSVRAKTQGSVDVFIALSGAAGGALSGMVVGASSFSILSLGGGLLSLILIPMIFWARGTKSMRSETQL from the coding sequence ATGGAACGAGATATTCAAGTTTACATAGGTAGTGAAGAAAAGCGTACGCAGCTTTATAAAAGAACACTTTGGGTGGTTGTACTGTCACAGATCTTTGGTGGAGCGGGGCTTGCTGCAGGGATTACAGTAGGTGCTTTGCTTGCTCAGGATATGCTTGGAACAGACAGCTATGCCGGGCTTCCGGTTGCGCTGTTTACGCTTGGTTCTGCAGGAGCGGCGCTTTTAGTAGGGAGACTGTCTCAAAAAGCAGGAAGGCGTATTGGACTCGGAGCCGGATTTGTTACTGGCGGTTTAGGTGCACTTGGTGTTGTCGGGGCAGCAGTCTGGGATAATGTTCCGCTACTATTGATTTCATTGCTGATTTACGGGGCAGGAACTGCATCTAATCTTCAGGCACGGTATGCCGGGACGGATCTGGCGAATGATAAACAGCGCGCAACAGCTGTCAGTATCGCAATGGTTGCCACAACGTTTGGTGCAGTAGCCGGACCGAACCTGGTCGGTGTCATGGGAAGGTTTGCGGAATCTATTGGTGTCCCGGCGCTTGGAGGACCGTTCATATTAGCGGCTGCAGCTTACATTGCAGCTGGACTGGTGTTATTTATCATGCTAAAGCCTGACCCGCTGATAATCGCACGTGAACTGTCTGAAGCTTCAAAAGAAAAAACAGCACCTATTGAAACGTTTGATGTGTCCGGTCTGAAAAGAAGAGGCGTGATTACCGGGGCGGTAGTGATGGTGCTCACGCAGATCGTCATGGTCGCTGTCATGACAATGACGCCGGTTCATATGGGAAATCACGGTCACACGCTTAGTGCGGTCGGATTAGTAATCGGCCTTCATATCGCAGCGATGTATCTCCCTTCATTAATTACAGGTGTACTAGTCGATAAGCTGGGGCGCACATTTATGGCTTCAGCATCAGGAATAACGCTGCTTGCAGCTGGCGTAGTAGGCGCACTTGCACCTGGAGAATCACTTGCAGGAATGATTGTCGCATTGATGCTGCTTGGACTCGGGTGGAACTTCGGACTGATCAGCGGGACAGCAACAATTATAGATGCCACACATCTTTCAGTCCGTGCAAAAACGCAAGGGTCAGTCGATGTCTTCATTGCATTATCCGGAGCGGCAGGCGGTGCACTGTCTGGAATGGTAGTCGGTGCTTCGAGTTTTTCCATTTTGTCACTGGGCGGTGGACTATTGTCGCTCATTTTAATTCCAATGATCTTCTGGGCAAGAGGAACAAAATCGATGAGAAGCGAAACTCAGCTGTAA